A stretch of the Azorhizobium caulinodans ORS 571 genome encodes the following:
- a CDS encoding glycosyltransferase, with amino-acid sequence MPGGIVQIVQRLTPGGLEVLAIDLSRRLGGNNPIVSLELTAEAILAAWPDIPLPPDAMIGMGKAQGLTPGLIPKLARHLRALRPRAVLTHHVGPLLYGTLAARLAGVPVIAHVEHDVWHYDDPRHRWIAGMVARLVRPRVVAVSQAVADEMATVMRGCPVTVIRNAVDTDRFRPQDRAEARRRFDLPVEARIVGVSGRLEHVKGQDVFLRAFAQVPGAVAVLAGQGSHERMFRALATELGIADRVIFLGYRADMEALYPAFDVVALPSRAEGLPLSVLEAQACGIPVVASDVGSVREGLCPDVSLAVPPEDPSALAAALNLRLDHPPAGDPRAFVTGHFSWDRMVADYRRLLTPEAA; translated from the coding sequence GTGCCGGGTGGAATTGTTCAGATCGTCCAGCGCCTGACACCGGGTGGCCTCGAGGTTCTGGCCATCGATCTGTCGCGCCGCCTCGGGGGCAACAATCCCATCGTCAGCCTGGAACTGACGGCCGAAGCGATCCTCGCCGCCTGGCCGGACATTCCGCTGCCGCCCGATGCGATGATCGGCATGGGCAAGGCGCAGGGGCTGACGCCCGGTCTCATCCCCAAGCTCGCCCGCCACCTGCGGGCGCTGCGGCCCCGCGCCGTCCTGACCCATCATGTGGGCCCGCTGCTCTACGGCACGCTCGCCGCCCGCCTCGCCGGCGTGCCGGTGATCGCGCATGTGGAGCACGACGTCTGGCACTATGACGACCCCCGCCACCGCTGGATCGCCGGCATGGTGGCGCGTCTCGTGCGGCCGCGCGTGGTAGCGGTCTCGCAGGCCGTGGCGGACGAGATGGCCACCGTCATGCGGGGCTGCCCGGTGACGGTGATCCGCAATGCGGTGGATACGGACCGCTTCCGGCCGCAGGACCGCGCCGAGGCCCGGCGCCGCTTTGACCTGCCCGTGGAGGCCCGCATCGTCGGCGTGTCGGGGCGGCTGGAGCATGTGAAGGGGCAGGATGTCTTCCTGCGCGCCTTCGCACAGGTGCCTGGGGCGGTCGCGGTGCTCGCCGGGCAGGGGTCGCACGAGCGCATGTTCCGCGCCCTGGCGACGGAACTCGGCATTGCCGACCGGGTGATCTTCCTCGGCTATCGCGCCGACATGGAGGCGCTTTATCCTGCCTTCGACGTGGTGGCCCTGCCCTCGCGCGCGGAGGGCCTGCCGCTCTCGGTGCTGGAGGCGCAGGCCTGCGGCATTCCGGTGGTGGCAAGCGACGTCGGCTCGGTGCGCGAGGGGCTGTGCCCGGATGTGAGCCTTGCCGTGCCGCCCGAAGACCCTTCGGCACTGGCGGCGGCCCTCAACCTGCGCCTCGATCATCCCCCGGCGGGTGATCCGCGCGCCTTCGTCACCGGCCATTTCTCCTGGGACCGCATGGTGGCGGACTACAGGAGGCTGCTCACTCCGGAGGCGGCATGA
- a CDS encoding STAS domain-containing protein: MPKVVEIAGDMDAAAMAELKATFETLGSTADDVVLDLAQVEFMDSSGVGGIVFLYKRLKMNGHRLSLVGAGGQPLQLLTHLRMADLIAEQRP; this comes from the coding sequence ATGCCGAAGGTGGTCGAGATCGCGGGAGACATGGACGCCGCCGCCATGGCCGAACTCAAGGCAACGTTCGAGACCTTGGGCAGCACGGCGGACGATGTGGTGCTGGATCTGGCGCAGGTGGAATTCATGGATTCCTCGGGCGTCGGCGGCATCGTGTTTCTCTACAAGCGCCTGAAGATGAACGGCCACCGGCTCAGCCTGGTGGGCGCCGGCGGGCAGCCACTCCAGCTTCTCACCCATTTGCGGATGGCCGACCTCATCGCGGAGCAAAGACCGTGA
- a CDS encoding GumC family protein, protein MFETASDTFAYVAQVAWRRRFLAIIPILLLPPLALVAAAIAPARYEARMTLLVQEPSKLNPILNDIAVNPNLKERMSALIALAHSEVVLGKVLEDLHRVTPETPPKQRDDLVKALSEAVTIQLVGSDIIEMRVRSMDPNSPAQTLQALSRRFVERLVSPERTAVQDSERFLKDQMSERRRALDGAEKALLDFRTANADKLPALYNSTVQRLATLEQQLQSKEMDLSIAGATMEELRKRLASTNPLIGRIEENIVQASAELASLRARYTDEHSLVQAAEWRLQRLEEERRHLLNDSHAISTTDLDRLWNIAAGVGTAPAGDQRGNDSDRNATPLLVSQLQRLQEQQSKRTAIESEVDQLRKVIAVLQRDIAEFGPIDQQQQQLERQVSFARDNYESLAKRYEMARVTGALGVFEAPERVKVLETPSDPASKVTPGYALYVLAGIISGFAVGGALAAASELLDTRLRRPADFARILGVPVIARVPRISPQEAQPRPYAA, encoded by the coding sequence ATGTTCGAGACCGCTTCGGATACGTTTGCCTATGTCGCCCAGGTCGCCTGGCGCCGGCGGTTTCTGGCCATCATCCCGATCCTGCTGCTGCCGCCGCTGGCGCTCGTCGCCGCCGCGATCGCGCCCGCCCGCTATGAGGCGCGGATGACGCTGCTGGTGCAGGAGCCCTCCAAGCTCAACCCGATCCTCAACGACATCGCGGTCAATCCGAACCTGAAGGAGCGTATGTCGGCGCTCATCGCGCTCGCCCATTCCGAGGTGGTGCTGGGCAAGGTGCTGGAAGACCTCCACCGGGTGACGCCCGAGACCCCGCCCAAGCAGCGGGATGATCTGGTGAAGGCGCTCTCCGAGGCGGTGACCATCCAGCTCGTCGGCTCCGACATCATCGAGATGCGGGTCCGCAGCATGGATCCCAATTCCCCCGCCCAGACCCTCCAGGCGCTGTCCCGCCGCTTCGTGGAGCGCCTCGTGTCGCCCGAGCGCACGGCGGTGCAGGACAGCGAGCGCTTCCTGAAGGACCAGATGTCCGAGCGGCGGCGCGCCCTCGATGGTGCCGAGAAGGCGCTGCTCGACTTCCGCACCGCCAATGCCGACAAGCTCCCGGCGCTCTACAACAGCACGGTTCAGCGCCTCGCTACGCTGGAACAACAGCTCCAGTCCAAGGAGATGGACCTCAGCATCGCCGGGGCCACCATGGAGGAACTGCGCAAGCGGCTCGCCAGCACCAACCCGCTCATCGGCCGGATCGAGGAGAACATCGTCCAGGCCTCGGCCGAACTGGCCTCGCTGCGCGCCCGCTACACCGACGAGCACAGCCTCGTGCAGGCCGCCGAATGGCGCCTCCAGCGGCTGGAGGAGGAGCGGCGCCACCTCCTGAACGACAGCCACGCCATCTCCACCACCGATCTCGACCGGCTATGGAACATCGCCGCCGGCGTCGGCACCGCACCTGCCGGCGACCAGCGCGGCAATGACAGCGACCGCAATGCGACCCCGCTCCTCGTCTCTCAGCTCCAGCGCCTGCAGGAGCAGCAGAGCAAGCGCACCGCCATCGAGAGCGAGGTGGACCAGTTGCGCAAGGTCATCGCGGTGCTCCAGAGGGATATTGCCGAGTTCGGCCCCATCGACCAGCAGCAGCAGCAGCTGGAGCGCCAGGTGTCCTTCGCGCGGGATAATTATGAATCGCTGGCCAAGCGCTACGAGATGGCGCGTGTCACCGGTGCGCTCGGCGTGTTCGAGGCGCCCGAGCGCGTGAAGGTGCTGGAAACCCCGTCGGATCCGGCATCCAAGGTCACGCCCGGCTATGCGCTCTATGTGCTGGCGGGGATCATCTCGGGCTTTGCGGTGGGCGGGGCCCTGGCGGCGGCGAGCGAGCTGCTCGACACCCGCCTGCGGCGGCCGGCGGATTTCGCCCGCATCCTCGGCGTGCCGGTCATCGCCCGTGTGCCGCGCATCTCGCCGCAGGAAGCCCAGCCGCGCCCCTACGCCGCCTGA
- a CDS encoding sugar transferase, protein MIALELLFWLSLVLVAYHHAVFPALLRALARRRGPRPVPPPVPEADLPVITLVVPAYQEAAFIAAKLKDCAALDYPRDRLKVIVACDGCTDGTPEAARAALASEACAGLNAEVRDFPVNRGKVAVLNEVIAGLPPGLVALSDVSASLSPDALRRAAAHFADPRIGVVAGTYALRAAGSAGEAGYWRYQTAIKADEAALAAPIGCHGAFYMFRRELWAPLPPHTINDDVILPMRMVAAGAGAVYDRAIVATEEERTHRAQEFRRRVRIASGNVQQALWLWRLGDPRRPDLAFIFLSGKALRAFVPFLLVILFVSNLLLAFYPLTLYRLLLVGQVAFYGLALFAIAKSAAPLPRVLRFAGYFVEGHGAGLIGALRQLTGKDRGRWGRAAESKAGMSAAGEPELDYVHPVVRVGKRAFDIVVGAIAFLVLAAVFVPVALAIKLTSKGPIFYRQIRVGRSTETRTDLFYLFKFRTMYVDAEARTGPVWATANDPRITPIGRFMRKTRIDELPQAINVLKGDMSIVGPRPERPAFFLKLEKEIPFYVERTHGLRPGITGLAQVNQGYDGSIEDVRSKVGYDHAYAMRLLDPWDWIKTDLSIIFRTAAVMVLGKGQ, encoded by the coding sequence ATGATCGCGCTGGAGCTGCTGTTCTGGCTCAGCCTCGTGCTTGTCGCCTATCACCATGCGGTGTTCCCGGCGCTGTTGCGCGCGCTGGCCCGGAGGCGCGGTCCGCGCCCGGTGCCGCCGCCGGTGCCCGAGGCCGACCTGCCCGTCATCACTCTGGTGGTGCCGGCCTATCAGGAAGCGGCCTTCATCGCCGCCAAGCTGAAGGACTGCGCGGCCCTCGATTATCCCCGCGACCGGCTGAAGGTGATCGTCGCCTGCGACGGCTGCACCGACGGCACGCCGGAGGCGGCGCGCGCGGCTCTGGCCTCGGAGGCCTGCGCGGGCCTCAATGCCGAGGTGCGCGATTTCCCGGTCAACCGGGGCAAGGTGGCGGTGCTGAACGAGGTGATCGCCGGCCTGCCGCCCGGCCTTGTCGCGCTCTCCGACGTCTCCGCCAGCCTCTCGCCCGATGCCCTGCGCCGGGCGGCGGCGCATTTTGCGGACCCGCGCATCGGCGTGGTGGCGGGCACCTATGCCCTCCGGGCGGCGGGCAGCGCCGGGGAGGCGGGCTACTGGCGCTACCAGACCGCCATCAAGGCGGACGAGGCGGCGCTCGCCGCGCCTATCGGCTGCCACGGCGCCTTCTACATGTTCCGGCGGGAACTCTGGGCGCCGCTGCCGCCGCACACCATCAATGACGATGTGATCCTGCCCATGCGCATGGTCGCGGCAGGGGCGGGGGCCGTCTATGACCGCGCCATTGTGGCGACGGAAGAGGAGCGCACCCACCGGGCGCAGGAGTTCCGCCGCCGGGTGCGCATCGCCTCCGGCAATGTGCAGCAGGCGCTGTGGCTGTGGCGGCTCGGTGATCCGCGCCGGCCGGACCTCGCCTTCATCTTCCTCTCCGGCAAGGCGTTGCGGGCCTTCGTGCCCTTCCTCCTGGTGATCCTGTTTGTCTCCAATCTCCTCCTTGCCTTCTATCCGCTAACACTCTACCGCCTGCTATTGGTCGGGCAGGTGGCCTTCTACGGGCTCGCCCTGTTCGCCATCGCGAAATCCGCCGCGCCTCTGCCGCGCGTGCTGCGGTTCGCGGGTTATTTCGTGGAAGGGCACGGAGCGGGGCTGATCGGCGCGCTGCGCCAGCTCACCGGCAAGGACCGGGGACGCTGGGGCCGCGCCGCGGAGAGCAAGGCGGGCATGAGCGCTGCGGGCGAGCCGGAACTCGATTATGTCCACCCGGTGGTGCGGGTGGGCAAGCGCGCCTTCGACATCGTGGTGGGCGCCATCGCCTTTCTCGTCCTGGCGGCGGTGTTCGTGCCGGTGGCGCTCGCCATCAAGCTCACCTCGAAGGGGCCGATCTTCTATCGCCAGATCCGTGTCGGCCGCTCCACGGAGACGCGCACGGACCTGTTCTACCTCTTCAAGTTCCGCACCATGTATGTCGATGCGGAGGCACGCACCGGCCCGGTGTGGGCGACGGCGAACGATCCGCGCATCACCCCCATCGGCCGCTTCATGCGCAAGACCCGCATCGACGAGCTGCCGCAGGCCATCAATGTGCTGAAGGGCGACATGTCCATTGTCGGCCCGCGCCCGGAGCGGCCCGCCTTCTTCCTGAAGCTGGAGAAGGAAATTCCCTTCTATGTGGAGCGCACCCACGGCCTGCGCCCCGGCATCACCGGCCTCGCGCAGGTGAACCAGGGCTATGACGGCTCCATCGAGGACGTGCGCTCCAAGGTCGGCTACGACCACGCTTACGCCATGCGCCTGCTGGACCCGTGGGACTGGATCAAGACCGACCTCTCCATCATCTTCCGCACGGCGGCGGTGATGGTGCTCGGCAAGGGGCAGTAG
- the guaD gene encoding guanine deaminase, with protein sequence MTQAPRIALRAGAITFRGNPFLAPEAETFVYESDALLVMEAGRITAFGPYEALWPSLAEGTEIRSFPDALLCPGFIDTHVHYPQTGMIASFAGELLEWLERYTFPTELAFADPAYADAMAKVFLRQLLRNGTTTAMVYCTVHPHSAEALFAESHRFDTRMIAGKVLMDRNAPEGLLDESVARSIAESEALIARWHGTGRQLYAVTPRFAGTSTPEQLEAAGHLLKRQAGLFLQTHLSENRKEIEWIAGLFPERADYLDVYAHAGLVGPRAVFGHGVHVSEGNLCTCHETGAALAHCPTSNLFLGSGLFRLFDALDPRRPVRVGLGTDVGAGTSFSQLASLNEAYKVAALQGGRLDAVKGFYLATLGGAHALHLDDRLGRLAPGYEADVCVLDLKATELLALRTARSDDISDQLFALMTLGDDRAIRATYVAGRCAYDRDRAEPFQYA encoded by the coding sequence GTGACACAGGCCCCCCGCATCGCTCTGCGCGCCGGCGCCATCACCTTCCGGGGCAATCCCTTCCTCGCCCCGGAGGCCGAGACGTTCGTTTACGAGAGCGATGCGCTGCTGGTGATGGAGGCTGGGCGCATCACCGCCTTCGGCCCCTATGAGGCCCTCTGGCCGAGCCTGGCGGAGGGGACGGAGATCCGGTCCTTTCCCGACGCCCTGCTCTGCCCCGGCTTCATCGACACCCATGTCCATTATCCGCAGACGGGGATGATCGCCTCCTTCGCGGGCGAACTGCTGGAGTGGCTGGAGCGCTACACCTTCCCCACCGAGCTTGCCTTCGCCGATCCCGCTTATGCGGACGCGATGGCCAAGGTGTTTTTGCGCCAGTTGCTGCGCAACGGCACCACGACGGCCATGGTCTATTGCACGGTGCATCCCCATTCAGCGGAGGCGCTGTTCGCGGAAAGCCACCGCTTCGACACCCGCATGATCGCCGGCAAGGTGCTCATGGACCGCAACGCCCCCGAGGGCCTGCTGGATGAGAGCGTCGCCCGCAGCATCGCGGAGAGCGAGGCGCTGATCGCCCGCTGGCACGGCACCGGCCGCCAGCTCTATGCGGTGACGCCGCGCTTCGCCGGCACCTCGACGCCGGAGCAGCTTGAAGCCGCCGGCCATCTGCTGAAGCGCCAAGCGGGCCTGTTCCTCCAGACCCACCTTTCCGAGAACCGCAAGGAGATCGAATGGATCGCCGGCCTCTTCCCGGAGCGGGCGGACTATCTCGATGTCTATGCCCATGCCGGGCTCGTCGGCCCGCGTGCGGTGTTCGGGCACGGGGTGCATGTGAGCGAGGGCAATCTGTGCACGTGCCACGAAACCGGCGCGGCGCTCGCCCATTGCCCCACCTCCAACCTCTTCCTCGGCTCGGGACTCTTCCGCCTGTTTGATGCGCTCGATCCGCGCCGGCCGGTGCGCGTCGGCCTCGGCACCGATGTGGGGGCGGGCACCAGCTTCTCCCAGCTCGCGAGCCTGAACGAGGCCTATAAGGTCGCGGCCCTTCAGGGCGGGCGGCTCGATGCGGTGAAGGGCTTCTATCTCGCGACGCTGGGCGGCGCCCATGCGCTGCATCTGGACGACCGGCTGGGGCGTCTCGCGCCGGGCTATGAGGCGGATGTGTGCGTGCTGGACCTCAAGGCGACCGAGTTGCTGGCCCTGCGCACCGCCCGCAGCGACGACATCAGCGACCAGCTTTTCGCCCTCATGACGCTGGGCGATGACCGCGCCATCCGCGCCACCTATGTGGCCGGCCGCTGCGCCTATGACCGCGACCGGGCCGAGCCGTTCCAATACGCCTGA
- a CDS encoding SLBB domain-containing protein, with the protein MGRLPVPLLAAILAFLAFALPGVLHAQQPPAADRAIRLRVGDVLAITLPGESVFNKDFAVDRNGRITLPEVGEVDVAGRTMPEAITIVRNALARAYRDLSRLQVGLKERRLVVTVLGYVVNPGEVNLPVDAGIQQAIGASGGLQQGAQLDKLQLRRDGKTSTFDYKKYLDTGDVTLIPQLQPLDEIFVPSSPATGNVQINFDARTLADQGDAADATSAVKVFGEVTRAGSFGYKPGLTVVDMILRAGGITQYASVEQIRVMNGGEPIIFNMKKYLDTGDEKLLPPLSPGAIIFVPKQADEIRRSVRTVYVIGEVNRPGPIEAPPDSRLMEILANAGGPTRYAETRNIRVLKADGGVEPFDLVAYTEGTSTRLPLILPGDAIFVPEKIETSDRPSWLKVAPNRAVQVMGEVNRPGRYEWSDEMSLLDLLGEAGGPNQRADIAHLQILQSEKDTATPVTFDLQAFLSNGGSLNQLPKIRAGNVIRMPSLPESPIDNKAKWVQLAKEDVIYIMGQVQIPGRYAFNKNMSFLDILSAANGPTQTADLRNVRVSHRGLPGSKVTQVNLAQYFATGDDKLLPRVKTGDVIFIPDRANKEWFDDSKESTVRVLGAVARPGRYRFDNSMTLLDLLAEAGGPTSDAYQQKIVVVNLGCCREQARIFDLIQFAKTGDIRLLPVVQAGDTVYVPTTAQSGWKIFMDGVQNVLPIVSLIAFLSGG; encoded by the coding sequence ATGGGCCGCCTCCCCGTCCCTCTGCTCGCTGCCATCCTGGCCTTTCTCGCGTTCGCGCTGCCCGGCGTCCTGCACGCCCAGCAGCCGCCGGCGGCGGATCGGGCCATTCGGCTGCGCGTTGGCGACGTGCTGGCCATCACGCTGCCGGGCGAGTCCGTGTTCAACAAGGATTTCGCGGTGGACCGCAACGGTCGCATCACCTTGCCGGAAGTCGGCGAGGTGGACGTGGCCGGGCGCACCATGCCCGAAGCCATCACCATCGTGCGCAACGCCCTCGCCCGCGCCTATCGCGACCTCTCCCGCCTCCAGGTGGGCCTGAAGGAGCGCCGGCTGGTGGTGACAGTGCTGGGTTATGTGGTCAATCCGGGCGAGGTGAACCTGCCCGTGGACGCCGGCATCCAGCAGGCGATCGGCGCCTCCGGCGGACTCCAGCAGGGCGCCCAGCTGGACAAGCTCCAGCTGCGCCGCGACGGCAAGACCTCGACCTTCGACTACAAGAAATATCTCGACACCGGCGATGTGACGCTGATCCCCCAGCTCCAGCCGCTGGACGAGATCTTCGTGCCTTCCTCTCCCGCCACCGGCAACGTGCAGATCAATTTCGATGCCCGCACCCTCGCCGACCAGGGCGACGCGGCCGACGCGACGTCGGCCGTGAAGGTGTTCGGGGAGGTCACGCGCGCCGGCTCGTTCGGCTACAAGCCCGGCCTCACGGTCGTGGACATGATCCTTCGCGCGGGCGGCATCACCCAATATGCCTCCGTCGAGCAGATCCGCGTGATGAACGGCGGCGAGCCGATCATCTTCAACATGAAGAAGTATCTGGACACGGGCGACGAGAAGCTGCTGCCGCCGCTCAGCCCCGGCGCCATCATCTTCGTGCCGAAGCAGGCGGACGAGATCCGCCGCTCCGTGCGCACCGTTTATGTGATCGGCGAGGTGAACCGGCCCGGTCCCATCGAGGCGCCGCCGGATTCCCGGCTGATGGAAATCCTCGCCAATGCCGGCGGTCCCACCCGCTATGCGGAAACCCGCAACATCCGGGTGCTCAAGGCCGACGGCGGCGTGGAACCCTTCGATCTCGTGGCCTACACGGAGGGCACCTCCACCCGGCTGCCACTGATCCTGCCGGGTGACGCCATCTTCGTTCCGGAGAAGATCGAGACCTCGGACCGCCCCTCGTGGCTGAAGGTGGCGCCGAACCGCGCCGTCCAGGTGATGGGCGAGGTGAACCGCCCCGGCCGCTATGAATGGTCGGACGAGATGAGCCTGCTCGACCTCCTCGGCGAGGCCGGCGGCCCCAACCAGCGCGCCGACATCGCCCATCTCCAGATCCTCCAGTCGGAGAAGGATACGGCGACCCCCGTCACCTTCGACCTCCAGGCCTTCCTCAGCAATGGCGGCAGCCTGAACCAGCTTCCCAAGATTCGGGCGGGCAACGTCATCCGCATGCCCTCGCTGCCGGAATCGCCCATCGACAACAAGGCGAAGTGGGTGCAGCTGGCGAAGGAGGACGTGATCTACATCATGGGCCAGGTGCAGATCCCCGGCCGCTACGCCTTCAACAAGAACATGTCCTTCCTGGACATCCTGTCCGCCGCCAACGGCCCGACCCAGACCGCCGACCTGCGCAACGTGCGTGTGTCGCACCGCGGCCTGCCGGGATCGAAGGTCACGCAGGTGAACCTCGCCCAGTATTTCGCGACGGGTGACGACAAGCTGCTGCCGCGGGTGAAGACCGGCGACGTCATCTTCATCCCGGACCGGGCGAACAAGGAGTGGTTCGACGACAGCAAGGAGAGCACCGTGCGCGTGCTCGGCGCCGTCGCCCGTCCCGGACGCTACCGCTTCGACAACAGCATGACGCTGCTCGATCTGCTGGCGGAAGCCGGCGGCCCCACCAGCGACGCCTACCAGCAGAAGATCGTGGTGGTGAACCTCGGCTGCTGCCGGGAACAGGCCCGGATCTTCGATCTGATCCAGTTCGCCAAGACCGGCGACATCCGCCTCTTGCCGGTGGTACAGGCGGGTGACACGGTCTATGTGCCGACCACGGCGCAGAGCGGCTGGAAGATATTCATGGACGGCGTGCAGAATGTCCTGCCCATCGTCTCGCTCATCGCCTTCCTCTCGGGAGGCTAG
- a CDS encoding glycosyltransferase, whose amino-acid sequence MRIVTNWPAIPERWQAANGRSGSAVHRRTLADLRDAAGPQDSVYLVNCDPGLTMGVALANLRPGARRPLVASDMVLRRPEGLKGHLLHPLKRALLSRADLYLNLFRDVRGLTEVFSIPAERCAFVPFKVNLTEAEMAASPVAEDYVLCFGRSMRDFDTFFAAMEHLPWPGAIARARPADLAAHGARFTWNPDHLPANVLQLDDDGTPAAQARMLARAKLVVIPVLKSSIVASGISTALNAMRLGKCVIGSEGPGMSDVFASEALTVPAEDPAALAAMIDRAWRDDDLRRRTAAAGLAYAAAQGGEADLAQRIIDVMAERIP is encoded by the coding sequence ATGCGCATCGTCACGAACTGGCCGGCGATCCCGGAGCGCTGGCAGGCGGCCAACGGGCGTAGCGGCAGCGCCGTCCATCGGCGCACGCTGGCCGACCTGCGCGATGCAGCGGGACCACAGGACAGCGTCTATCTCGTCAATTGCGATCCCGGCCTCACCATGGGCGTTGCGCTGGCGAACCTGCGCCCCGGCGCCCGCCGGCCGCTCGTTGCCTCCGACATGGTGCTGCGCCGGCCGGAGGGGCTGAAGGGCCACCTACTGCATCCGCTGAAGCGGGCGCTGCTCTCGCGGGCGGACCTCTACCTCAATCTGTTCCGCGACGTGCGGGGCCTGACGGAAGTCTTCAGCATCCCTGCCGAGCGCTGCGCCTTCGTGCCCTTCAAGGTCAATCTGACCGAGGCGGAGATGGCCGCATCTCCGGTGGCGGAAGACTATGTGCTCTGCTTCGGGCGCTCCATGCGCGACTTCGACACCTTCTTCGCCGCCATGGAACACCTGCCCTGGCCGGGCGCGATCGCCCGCGCGCGGCCCGCGGACCTCGCCGCCCACGGGGCACGTTTCACGTGGAACCCTGACCATCTACCCGCCAATGTTCTCCAGCTCGATGATGACGGCACGCCGGCGGCGCAGGCCCGGATGCTGGCGCGGGCGAAGCTGGTGGTCATCCCCGTGCTGAAGTCCTCCATTGTCGCCTCGGGCATCTCCACAGCCCTCAACGCCATGCGGCTCGGCAAGTGCGTCATCGGCAGCGAGGGACCGGGCATGTCCGACGTCTTCGCAAGCGAAGCCCTGACCGTTCCGGCCGAAGACCCTGCCGCGCTCGCCGCGATGATCGACCGCGCCTGGCGGGACGATGACCTGCGCCGCCGCACCGCCGCAGCCGGCCTCGCCTATGCCGCGGCACAGGGTGGCGAGGCGGATCTTGCCCAGCGCATCATCGACGTGATGGCCGAACGCATTCCCTAG
- a CDS encoding NCS2 family permease, which translates to MLERLFKLKDNGTTVRTEIMAGFTTFLTMAYIIFINPKILADAGMPHGSVFVATCLIAALGSLAMGLYANYPIAIAPGMGLNAYFAYVVVLGMGYTWQIALGAVFISGVCFVLVTLFRIREAIVNGIPHSIRIAITVGIGLFLAIISLKSAGIVAASPATFVTLGNLHEPTVILSVIGFFAVAVLSVLRFKGALLIGILGVTALSFFFAGNKLSSFVSLPPSLSPTLFALDIPGALHAGILNVVLVFFLVELFDATGTLMGVARRAGLLKDGKMERLNKALLADSTSILAGSLLGTSSSTAYLESASGVQEGGRTGLVAVTVGVLFLACLFFAPLAGSVPAYATAPALFFVACLMLRDLTELDWEDITEVIPAAVTALLMPFTYSIATGVAFGFISYAGLKLFTGRAKEVNWIVWIIAAVFLFKYAYEGSAG; encoded by the coding sequence ATGCTGGAGCGGCTCTTCAAGCTGAAGGACAACGGCACCACGGTGCGCACGGAGATCATGGCGGGGTTCACCACCTTCCTCACCATGGCCTACATCATCTTCATCAATCCGAAGATCCTCGCCGATGCGGGCATGCCCCACGGCTCGGTGTTCGTGGCCACCTGCCTCATCGCGGCGCTGGGCAGCCTCGCCATGGGGCTCTATGCCAACTATCCCATCGCGATCGCCCCCGGCATGGGCCTCAACGCCTACTTCGCCTACGTGGTCGTGCTCGGCATGGGCTACACGTGGCAGATCGCGCTGGGCGCCGTCTTCATCTCCGGCGTGTGCTTCGTGCTGGTGACGCTGTTCCGCATCCGCGAGGCCATCGTCAACGGCATCCCCCATTCGATCCGCATCGCCATCACGGTGGGCATCGGGCTGTTCCTCGCCATCATCTCGCTGAAGAGCGCCGGCATCGTCGCGGCGAGCCCCGCCACCTTCGTCACTTTGGGCAATCTGCATGAGCCCACCGTCATCCTCTCGGTGATCGGCTTCTTCGCGGTGGCGGTGCTCTCCGTGCTGCGCTTCAAGGGCGCGCTGCTCATCGGCATCCTCGGCGTCACGGCGCTGAGCTTCTTCTTCGCGGGCAACAAGCTCTCCAGCTTCGTCTCGCTGCCGCCCTCCCTCTCGCCGACCCTGTTCGCCCTCGACATTCCGGGCGCGCTGCACGCCGGCATCCTCAATGTGGTGCTGGTGTTCTTCCTGGTGGAGCTGTTCGACGCCACCGGCACGCTCATGGGCGTCGCCCGCCGCGCGGGCCTGCTCAAGGACGGCAAGATGGAGCGCCTCAACAAGGCGCTGCTGGCGGACAGCACCTCCATCCTGGCCGGCTCGCTGCTCGGCACCTCCAGCTCCACCGCTTATCTCGAAAGCGCGTCCGGCGTGCAGGAGGGCGGGCGCACCGGCCTCGTGGCGGTGACGGTCGGCGTGCTGTTCCTCGCCTGCCTGTTCTTCGCCCCGCTGGCCGGCTCGGTGCCCGCCTATGCCACGGCCCCGGCACTGTTCTTCGTCGCCTGCCTGATGCTGCGCGATCTGACCGAGCTGGACTGGGAGGACATCACCGAGGTCATCCCGGCGGCGGTGACGGCGCTGCTCATGCCCTTCACCTATTCCATCGCCACGGGCGTTGCCTTCGGCTTCATCTCCTATGCGGGGCTGAAGCTCTTCACCGGCCGGGCGAAAGAGGTGAACTGGATCGTCTGGATCATCGCCGCCGTCTTCCTGTTCAAATATGCCTATGAAGGCTCGGCCGGGTGA